The Bacillaceae bacterium S4-13-56 region ATCAATTAGTTATTGATCGAATAACTGAAAAAGACTTAAGCGCAATCTCTGATACAGAACTAGAAATTGTGGCTATAAAAAGAGAGTTAGATCGGGCTTATGCACTAGCCCCTCAACCAGTAAAAAACGAGGGTGTTACAAAAGAAGAATATGCACGTGTTGCAGAGCATTTGAGTGAATTACCGGGAATTGATGTAAGTACGGCTTGGGATCGAAAAAATTTACATGGGTATACATTAGGGAACTATATTGGTAAAATCACAACCTCTAAAGAAGGTATACCTAGTGAAAATTTAGAATTTTATCTTTCCCAAAATTATAACAGAAATGATCGTGTAGGAATTAGTGGATTAGAACAAGAGTATGAGCAAGTTTTAAAGGGTCAAAAAGAAATTGTTCAACATACCACGGATAAAGCTGGGAACGTAATCAATTCGGATGTTATTCATGACGGTAGTAGAGGAAAAGATCTTGTCCTTACCATTGATATTGAACTTCAACAAATAGTAGATAAAATCATCCAGGAAGAAATAACAATTGCACGGGAGAGACACCCACAGGCAAACAAATATCTAACTGATACTAATGTAGTTATGATTGAACCCAAAACTGGTGATATTTTAGCGATCTCAGGGCAGCACTGGGATGAAGAAGATAAAGAGTTCTATGATACTTCCTATAACAATATTCTTTCGGCTTATCGTCCAGGATCAGCGATAAAAGGAGCAACCGTATTATCTGGTTTAGACTCTGGTGTAATTAGAGAAAATGAAGTCATTAAAGACCGCCCAATAAAATTAAAGGATACGGCCCCGAAAGGTTCATGGCAGAATCTAGGGAATGTTAATCCAATTGCGGCCTTAAAAGAATCTTCCAACGTCTTTATGTTTTTCATTGCCATGAGGCTAGGAGGAGAATTTGATTATTATCCGGAAATCAAACCTACCTACAATAGAGAGTCTTTTCAAACGTTTCGAAATTACTTTTATCAATTTGGTTTAGGTGTTCCAACCGGTGTTGATATGCCCTACGAATCTACAGGTTTAAAAGGTAATGAGTTAATGTTAGGTAAAATGATGGACTTTGCTATTGGGCAGTATGATACCTACACACCCCTTCAATTGGCCCAATATGTTTCGACTATTGCCAATGATGGATATCGAATTCAACCACACTTGGTTAAAGAAATTCGCAATCCTAGTGAGGAAGGAGAAGGATTAGGTTCTGTTGTTACACAGATGGGTTCCGATGTTTTGAACAAAATTGAAATGGATGATGAATATATAGATTTAGTCCAAGAGGGTTTTAGGCAAGCGTTACAAGAACCGGGTGGGACTGCTTTTTCTTACTTTAAGGATGCAAAATATAATCCTGCAGGAAAAACAGGTACTGCAGAGAATGAGGTTTATCCTATTGTGGACGGAAAGGTAACAAGAGTTAACACTGAAAATCTTACCCTAGTCGGATACGCTCCATATGATGAGCCTGAGGTCGCTTTTGCAGTGATTGTTCCTGATACAGGATCAAAGAATGAATATGATATTAATAAAGTGATTTCTAGAAGAATCATGGATGCTTACTTTGACCTTAAAGAACAAAGAAATACGAGATCGCTAGAAGGGGGAGATTCTTCAGAAACGGAGGAAACTTCGGAAGGAGAATTACCAGAACAAGAAAATAATAATTTAGATACGACAGAATAAAAAAGCAGGGGCTCCCCTGCTTTTTTATGGTATC contains the following coding sequences:
- a CDS encoding penicillin-binding protein 2, with translation MVEQNKNKKKKAQLPFRLNILFFVVFLLFSILILQLGVVQILYGQEAQDEINRTENVKTEIPVPRGKMYDRFGNLIVDNEPKYAITYTTTGASSQQDHLDLAGELAQFIEKDPKDVTTRDLKDYFVLTRKDEAYRKLTGEEKEALSNNEEYQLVIDRITEKDLSAISDTELEIVAIKRELDRAYALAPQPVKNEGVTKEEYARVAEHLSELPGIDVSTAWDRKNLHGYTLGNYIGKITTSKEGIPSENLEFYLSQNYNRNDRVGISGLEQEYEQVLKGQKEIVQHTTDKAGNVINSDVIHDGSRGKDLVLTIDIELQQIVDKIIQEEITIARERHPQANKYLTDTNVVMIEPKTGDILAISGQHWDEEDKEFYDTSYNNILSAYRPGSAIKGATVLSGLDSGVIRENEVIKDRPIKLKDTAPKGSWQNLGNVNPIAALKESSNVFMFFIAMRLGGEFDYYPEIKPTYNRESFQTFRNYFYQFGLGVPTGVDMPYESTGLKGNELMLGKMMDFAIGQYDTYTPLQLAQYVSTIANDGYRIQPHLVKEIRNPSEEGEGLGSVVTQMGSDVLNKIEMDDEYIDLVQEGFRQALQEPGGTAFSYFKDAKYNPAGKTGTAENEVYPIVDGKVTRVNTENLTLVGYAPYDEPEVAFAVIVPDTGSKNEYDINKVISRRIMDAYFDLKEQRNTRSLEGGDSSETEETSEGELPEQENNNLDTTE